A single window of Jiangella alkaliphila DNA harbors:
- a CDS encoding patatin-like phospholipase family protein, which translates to MEAIRHVGPRRGLVLGGGGVLGAAWMVGALSAIEESTGADLRSFDYILGTSAGSVLAALLGAGVDAGQLRDHQLGNPIGGPLADHAWDYDTATGGARPLLPRLGVGSPALVRRNVRRLRRMPPTAVLSALMPVGRGSLDGIGDLVDTVTGPDAGWSPHPGVRIVAMDYETGRRVAFGRPGEPRASLPQAVMASCAIPGWFAPVHIGGHRYVDGGTCSATSVDLLGGLGLDEVYVVAPMVSFELDHPRALLPRLERRWRRRCTRRCLHESAKLRAAGTDVTILGPGPEDLAAIGGNVMDVARRFAVLETSMRTSGAALAQGRSWADAG; encoded by the coding sequence ATGGAGGCCATTCGTCATGTGGGACCGCGACGGGGCCTGGTGCTCGGCGGTGGCGGAGTCCTCGGCGCGGCGTGGATGGTGGGCGCGCTGAGTGCCATCGAAGAGTCGACCGGCGCCGACCTCCGGTCCTTCGACTACATCCTCGGCACGTCCGCGGGCTCGGTGCTGGCCGCGCTCCTCGGGGCCGGGGTCGACGCCGGGCAGCTGCGCGACCACCAGCTCGGCAACCCCATCGGCGGCCCGCTGGCCGACCACGCCTGGGACTACGACACCGCCACCGGCGGTGCCCGTCCGCTGCTGCCGCGCCTCGGGGTCGGCTCGCCGGCCTTGGTTCGCCGCAACGTGCGCCGGCTGCGCCGGATGCCGCCGACCGCCGTCCTGTCGGCGCTGATGCCGGTCGGGCGCGGCTCGCTCGACGGCATCGGCGACCTGGTCGACACGGTGACGGGGCCGGACGCCGGGTGGTCGCCGCACCCGGGCGTGCGGATCGTGGCGATGGACTACGAGACCGGCCGCCGGGTCGCCTTCGGCCGGCCGGGCGAGCCGCGCGCGTCGCTGCCGCAGGCCGTCATGGCCTCATGCGCCATCCCGGGCTGGTTCGCGCCGGTCCACATCGGCGGGCACCGCTACGTCGACGGCGGCACTTGCTCGGCCACGTCGGTCGACCTGCTCGGCGGGCTGGGCCTGGACGAGGTCTACGTCGTCGCGCCGATGGTGTCGTTCGAGCTGGACCACCCGCGCGCGCTGCTGCCACGACTGGAACGGCGCTGGCGGCGCCGCTGCACCCGCCGCTGCCTGCACGAGTCGGCGAAGCTGCGCGCCGCGGGCACCGACGTCACGATCCTCGGCCCCGGCCCGGAGGATCTCGCCGCCATCGGCGGGAACGTCATGGACGTCGCGCGCCGGTTCGCCGTGCTGGAGACCTCCATGCGGACGTCCGGGGCGGCGCTCGCGCAGGGACGATCCTGGGCCGACGCCGGCTGA
- a CDS encoding Rv3235 family protein has protein sequence MAATSAPPEQYVSRVCLLPAPVTEPPFDDELGIVVARGVRRPPDGPPAPGTPIQGTLPLDLVPDLAFEDYLQPLDADEPAAADSLWLRYPGPEPPPLRSPASGGAVAMRASGAGAEASAGRAAATGGPRRGGAGTDELPDPRRWTARLARSALECLHGRRPLQQLVRWTAEPVYRDLARRAIAQDEAPAERPRIRALRVCRVTPTVAEASVVVQWGGAARAVAVRLEADDGRWLCTAFDLVEPGPPRRAGRRRGSSGDRRDAKGQRAAQASSNASA, from the coding sequence ATGGCCGCGACGTCCGCTCCGCCGGAGCAGTACGTGAGCCGGGTGTGCTTGTTGCCGGCGCCGGTCACCGAGCCGCCCTTCGACGACGAGCTCGGCATCGTCGTCGCCCGCGGCGTCCGGCGGCCGCCGGACGGGCCGCCCGCCCCTGGGACGCCGATTCAGGGCACGCTGCCGCTCGACCTCGTGCCCGACCTCGCCTTCGAGGACTACCTGCAGCCCCTCGACGCCGACGAGCCGGCGGCCGCGGACAGCCTGTGGCTGCGCTACCCCGGCCCCGAGCCGCCTCCCCTCAGGTCGCCGGCGTCCGGCGGCGCGGTGGCGATGCGCGCATCAGGCGCGGGGGCAGAGGCGTCCGCCGGCCGGGCGGCGGCGACAGGAGGCCCACGACGAGGCGGTGCGGGCACCGACGAGCTGCCCGATCCGCGCCGCTGGACCGCCCGGCTGGCCCGATCGGCGCTGGAGTGCCTGCACGGCCGCCGCCCGCTGCAGCAGTTGGTGCGGTGGACCGCCGAGCCCGTGTACCGCGACTTGGCTCGGCGGGCGATCGCCCAGGACGAGGCGCCCGCCGAGCGGCCGCGGATCCGGGCGCTGCGGGTCTGCCGCGTCACCCCCACGGTGGCCGAGGCGAGCGTCGTCGTGCAGTGGGGTGGGGCGGCGCGGGCGGTGGCCGTGCGTCTCGAGGCCGACGACGGCCGGTGGCTGTGCACCGCCTTCGACCTCGTCGAGCCAGGCCCGCCGCGCCGCGCCGGCCGCCGTCGAGGAAGCAGCGGCGACCGGCGCGATGCGAAGGGTCAGCGGGCGGCCCAGGCCTCCTCGAACGCGTCGGCGTAA
- a CDS encoding DUF2505 domain-containing protein — protein sequence MDLYSELRFDADPAAVFAMLTDEAYIEKKTMAANAIRYTASVRRDGDRVTIDLVRVMPPDVPDFVRRFVGETIDIKQRDTWGQAAADGSREGSIELEMSGAPVRATGTMTLVRNGAATVLTIKGLLKASIPLVGGKIEQALHQGLTEAARIEERVGNDWLAGRR from the coding sequence ATGGACCTGTACAGCGAGCTGCGCTTCGACGCCGATCCGGCAGCGGTCTTCGCGATGCTGACCGACGAGGCCTACATCGAGAAGAAGACCATGGCCGCCAACGCGATCCGCTACACGGCCTCCGTCCGCCGCGACGGCGACCGCGTCACCATCGACCTGGTGCGAGTGATGCCCCCGGACGTCCCGGACTTCGTCCGCCGGTTCGTCGGCGAGACCATCGACATCAAGCAGCGGGACACGTGGGGCCAGGCGGCCGCCGACGGGTCGCGTGAGGGCAGCATCGAGCTGGAGATGTCCGGGGCGCCGGTGCGGGCCACGGGCACGATGACGCTGGTCCGCAACGGTGCGGCGACGGTGCTGACGATCAAGGGCCTGCTGAAGGCGTCGATCCCACTGGTCGGCGGCAAGATCGAGCAGGCGCTGCACCAAGGGCTCACCGAGGCGGCGAGAATCGAGGAGCGGGTCGGCAACGACTGGCTGGCCGGCCGCCGCTGA
- a CDS encoding tryptophan 2,3-dioxygenase, with the protein MTPDQEISPPSAHFGEDGARLSYGTYLRLAQLLDQQRLETDAHDELLFITIHQVYELWFKQLLHELESARQAMFDDRLWWARHLLTRVHEIERILIEQVGVLETMTPQDFLQFRARLAPASGFQSVQFRELEFISGAKDAAFLRRFRSLTEDEAARLRRRLEEPTLWDAFLCVLRAHDLAAGSDDEISASLRNAAHDRGGFGDVWELAEGLMTHDELAAGWRARHVTMVERMIGTKTGTGGSSGASYLRSRLDFRYYPLLWELRSWL; encoded by the coding sequence GTGACACCCGACCAGGAGATCAGCCCTCCGTCCGCCCATTTCGGCGAGGACGGTGCCCGGCTCAGCTATGGCACGTACCTGCGTCTCGCGCAGCTGCTCGACCAGCAGCGTCTCGAGACCGATGCTCACGACGAGCTGCTGTTCATCACCATCCACCAGGTCTACGAGCTGTGGTTCAAGCAGCTGCTGCACGAGCTGGAGTCGGCTCGGCAGGCGATGTTCGACGACCGCCTGTGGTGGGCGCGGCACCTGCTGACCAGGGTGCACGAGATCGAGCGGATCCTGATCGAGCAGGTCGGCGTCCTGGAGACGATGACGCCGCAGGACTTCCTCCAGTTCAGGGCCCGGCTGGCGCCGGCGAGCGGGTTCCAGTCGGTGCAGTTCCGCGAGCTGGAGTTCATCTCCGGCGCGAAGGACGCGGCGTTCCTGCGCCGGTTCCGGTCGCTGACGGAGGACGAGGCGGCCCGGCTGCGCCGCCGGCTCGAGGAGCCCACCCTGTGGGACGCGTTCCTGTGCGTGCTGCGCGCCCACGACCTCGCGGCCGGCAGCGACGACGAGATCAGCGCGTCCCTGCGCAACGCGGCGCACGATCGCGGCGGCTTCGGCGACGTCTGGGAGCTGGCCGAAGGGCTGATGACGCACGACGAGCTGGCCGCGGGCTGGCGGGCCCGGCACGTCACGATGGTCGAGCGGATGATCGGGACGAAAACCGGCACCGGCGGCTCGTCCGGCGCCTCCTACCTGCGCAGTCGCCTCGACTTCCGCTACTACCCGCTGCTCTGGGAGCTGCGCTCCTGGCTCTGA
- a CDS encoding SGNH/GDSL hydrolase family protein, translating to MTLTSTSHHQQRSPRSLTRTAVTLCVAAVVLVGAALGAAADASATETTAESAADTPSAVITLGDSYSSGLGAGGYVDDCDRTPQAWNNLIFGSAVTDRTLLACSGAAIPELTQQVQQLAAIPGAGDRLITVTVGGNDAGFADELINCLTSFFSCTRREAELTTLINSLHQPLVQLYDSVQAAAPGDEVIVGGYPMLVPDPAVRDDCPALTGLLSDSERQMLRRLGVLLNDVIDNAAAEAGVESASDEVAAVFNGHEACANASGDWLYGLKISWTDSTEPTTATATASGSPYQPQWDIVSSFVRDSFHPTVNGQAGYADAFEEAWAAR from the coding sequence ATGACTCTGACCTCGACCAGCCACCACCAGCAACGATCCCCTCGATCACTCACCAGAACGGCCGTCACGCTCTGCGTGGCGGCCGTCGTGCTGGTGGGGGCGGCCCTCGGCGCGGCGGCGGACGCGTCGGCGACGGAAACGACGGCGGAGTCGGCGGCCGACACGCCGTCGGCCGTCATCACCCTGGGCGACTCGTATTCGTCCGGCCTCGGCGCCGGCGGCTACGTCGACGACTGTGACCGGACGCCGCAGGCCTGGAACAACCTGATCTTCGGCAGCGCCGTGACCGACCGGACGCTGCTGGCCTGCTCGGGCGCCGCGATCCCGGAGCTGACACAGCAGGTGCAGCAGTTGGCGGCGATCCCCGGCGCCGGCGATCGGCTGATCACCGTCACCGTCGGCGGCAACGACGCCGGGTTCGCCGACGAGCTGATCAACTGCCTCACGTCGTTCTTCTCCTGCACCCGCCGCGAGGCCGAGCTGACGACGTTGATCAACAGCCTGCACCAGCCACTGGTCCAGCTGTACGACTCCGTGCAGGCGGCCGCGCCCGGCGACGAGGTGATCGTCGGCGGGTACCCGATGCTCGTCCCCGACCCCGCGGTCCGCGACGACTGCCCGGCGCTGACCGGCCTGCTGTCCGACTCCGAGCGGCAGATGCTCCGCCGTCTCGGCGTCCTGCTCAACGACGTCATCGACAACGCCGCCGCCGAAGCCGGCGTCGAGTCGGCGTCCGACGAGGTCGCGGCGGTGTTCAACGGGCACGAGGCGTGCGCCAACGCGTCCGGCGACTGGCTCTACGGCCTGAAGATCTCCTGGACCGACTCGACCGAGCCGACGACCGCGACTGCGACCGCCAGCGGGTCGCCGTACCAGCCGCAGTGGGACATCGTGTCGTCCTTCGTGCGTGACTCCTTCCACCCGACGGTGAACGGCCAGGCGGGTTACGCCGACGCGTTCGAGGAGGCCTGGGCCGCCCGCTGA